Below is a window of Parasteatoda tepidariorum isolate YZ-2023 unplaced genomic scaffold, CAS_Ptep_4.0 HiC_scaffold_1077, whole genome shotgun sequence DNA.
ATGTGcacttttttaacattaaatgtttcataaatttgatatttctctcttttgagtgtatagtttgtcctttttgagacattttgctgctatatatatttaattagccagagtaacgaaaggtataaGAGCAGATGTTAAAGCGAAGTAAgtaactgaaaaagaattcactgtttacTTTTGGCACGCCATAAGGGTTCTCAATTTCAAGCTCTGAGACTTTTCTCCTCTTACTTCCTCGCGGAAAATAACTCTTCGTCCGAGGAAGTAGGTATTAGGTGCCATCTCTTAATAAACGAactttagtatttatttagacaTAACAATCTAATTCAATTCAAcaactttaataatttcttctacAAAAGCTCTTAATAATTGTAAGAGTAGCCACCATACTGTCCAGACACCATCACTCTGGCACTTCCAGGCTGTTGAGGAGTGTTTGCAGCAACAGCAACGGGGTAGGGTGCTGATGCAGAAGCTGCAAATTGTAATGGTTGGCTTCCGAAGGCAGGAGGTGCGTATTGGGGTTGGACAGGAGGCACTCCCGGAATGTTGCCATTTGACTCTGGAACAGATGCTGCTTCTGGCCCTGGATACGTCATGAGGGTGGGAGTGTCTTCCTTGAAAACAATGACGGAAGCTGGTTCTCTTTCGCCGACTCCTGGTTCCGTTGATTTGAGCTCAGCACGGAAGCCATTTTCGTCTGCGACGTAGTTGACGATTCTAATCAGGCCCTCGTTGTTCGTGTAGCCGTATGTGCCGAATTTGCGACCGAATGCATCACCCCTCTCACGCCTGAAGGTCCCACCCTCATTGTGTCCCTCGTTGTACCCATAGTCGTAGTTGCCCTGGTTCtgcaaggaaaataaaatttcaatggaaTACATTACAATCTAAAACAAGTAACGAAACAAATGTAAATAGAACAGCTTATCGCTTTTAGAGTACGCGATTTCCTTACTCATGCAGTTTCCTCTCCGTAACCATGATATTCAAATAGTTTGCATTTTCCTTACGCcattatagtttgtctaaagtaagaactcccctagccattcgtctttACTCTTGGTGGTAACTATGGTAACAAGATATAACTATTTATAGTAGGGGTGTGGTGTCATTGTTTAGGTCAGGTTTTGGTTTAGGTCGGCGAGCGAAAGGGTAcctttttcttcggtctattgtgttaacTTTAGAGTGAAGGCAACCNTCCTTCCGCcattatagtttgtctaaagtaagaactcccctagccattcgtctttACCCTTGGTGGTAACTATGGTAACAAGATATAACTATTTCTAGTAGGGGTGTGGTGTCATTGTTTAGGTCAGGTTTTGGTTTAGGTCGGCGAGCGAAAGGGTAcctttttcttcggtctattgtgttaacTTTAGAGTGACAGCAACCCTCCCTGAAATATGCTAttcttatttgttaataattgcatgttttgcacgattttataggcaatacttttatatttaaacataaatgtaatgggtttttattcgggtgattttttatatacttcctatgtgtatttatttctaacgtattgcattacaatgttaaccaattgatacaggagcgtaaacaagtacaaaccggtttcatcctggtaaaaacaatacagctgtatagtatcacctgataattataattttacatggaatcttGTAGTACGTCTAATAATATGGACAGGGACTGTAGTGGCAGGAGGGAGTTCtgaccgtagacaaactatacactcccaattatgaaatatatgacCGTGGGTACAAAGCAAAATTGTCTGCAGCCACGATTACGGAGAGGAAAAAAGTGTGGAGAGTAGAGAAATCGTGAGACCTTGTAGCGTCTATTCTATTTTCCAAGAGTAAAAGTAGATAAGCAAATATTTGTTATGCAgaattgtaaatttcttttcgtttcactcttatttaaaactatttaaagtagATTTAGTTTaagattctaaaattaaaaattttaaaatgataaaaattagtttcttagCATTTAAACCTGATCATCTTTCGCTTCATTAACCTGACCTTTCTAAGTTGTAACATTTTCGGTTTGCTGGGAAAAACTTTTCCCATGTGGACTGTGTACGTTTTTGcatgaaattcattttgaaagttaatacaACTTGTTGAGaagtaagtatatttatttaccgTGTAATAATTGTTAAACAATTGCGAAATATCTTTGTCTTACAGtgttacataataattaatataatgcaattattttataatcttattgGGGGAATAACACTTTTAGTTGCTCCTTAATAACAGTCTAAAGTATTCTCtagttttgtaataatttctctattttgaataatagtaaaaatgaaaataaacataaccGAGAACATTATTAAGAAGGTATAATTATAAATGTGGTTTAATATTATACAccgtaaataaaaactatgaataattTAGAGAatgtttatgataaataattttgactccTATTCCGATTATATATTCAGAATTTGAGAACAGAAGTTATAGTGTTGCAACTGAACAGATTTCATCGTAATTTTGAAGGATTTGATTAAACCGTtctgaaataattgtaaatttttaatcgtattttttttaaaactttataaataaaaatttatttgaaactttataaatagtttctgaaattaCTTAAGCTTTGaagatattaaatgaatatttaaattccaaaatcgAAATAGtctaataaaacataaaatattgtttttaatttgttttataaaaattataaccgTAATATTAGCAAGTGACTGAGCCAGTTAGTATAATACGACAAACACAACTGCAATtataacagataaaaataacatatcatCATGTCAGAGACTTAGCTATTTAGgagcctttttttatttcaaaagtttgatatattgggagtacaaattatTTCGGTCCGTTTTTTGTGtggtcaaaaatgcatttatttcagaacaaaaggaatgaacagattaatcaaagtattgtccATCACTGGATACTACTTTTTCCCACCTATcaggcaattttcgaattccatcttGAAAAAATGTCTCTTCTTTTGAGGCGATCCAAGTTAGGAGTCAAATATCGATTTTTGCAAACGAAGTGAACCGGTGATCTGCAAAATCATGCTGCATCCGTCGGAACAACCAGTAATCAGAAGGGGCAATGTCCGGCGAATACTGCGGGTGCCgtaaaatatcccacttgaacatttccaaataattttgtaCGACTTTTGCGACATGAGGCCGACCGTTATTATGCAGAAGATTACCTTTGTCATGTATCCGGTAGTTTTTCTCTTAATGCCCGACTTAAAGGAATCAATTGTTGCCTATACCGATCTCCCGTAATGGAATCGCCAGgttgtagcagctcatagtatGCAACACCACTCACCATTCTACATTGACCATTCTTGAAGCGTCGAAACCATtccctacatgatttatcagttggagctttgtcaccataaacttctacaagcatTCAGTGCGcttcagctgcacttttcttaaaattaaagcagaaatatAAATCCTCCCTCAAATGCTGCTTAGTTAccacaaaatttgacatattcattaaagtaaaaaaacagtgtttttgtATGGAACTCAAAGtgatataaactgaatattactGACAGATGTCTAACCTCACTGAAACCACCGAAACCAGCTGTCactatgaaacattcataacagcCGGAGCCATCTTTTAAAATCgaaccgaactaatttgtactcccaatattTACTGTTGACagtacagaaaaaataatatgcgGAGGTAGAAGTTTCCGGACcttcctttttaataaattaatcctATCATTTGGTAATTTCTGCCCTATGATAGATTGTACGATACAGTAGAACGACAGTTACATGGAGTTATTTTGATGCtgtatattaataatgataaaaaaattcgatttttgataTATTACTTACATCGTTTCTATGGTATTGAGTAATCGATGAAGTTCCGTCATCTCCAAGTCTCGTTGTTGCCATAGATGAATCGAACTGCGATTGGGCATAACTCAAAGACAGCACAATTGCAAGCACAGCTGCAAGAATCTGCAAAAGAGAGCCATTTTTAATAGCACCAAACAAATTACTCAGTGGTAGTtgctttctaaatttagaaataagaaaacGTAACATGCGGAATGTTCTGGGTCAGTTTACAAACACTATTGGCTTCCATGAAActgtttatacatatttattaaaataatactctgTTTTAACTCCACtagattgaaaataattagaacttTAGATTAAGTTAGATGGacgtgaaaaaatattcatattagtTAAAGAGCTTCATAAACTGCTTGTTTAGCCCACCAGCCCCcacaattgtttttttcaaaagtggGCTCCGCACTTTTAGTGTTCTATTCGAatgatataaaacttaaaacctaataatttttgttggttACCACTGCAACTTCAACAAGAAAACTGTGTTTGATTTTCTCATATGTTTGTTTcgataaaaactcattaaatatttagcgATTTAATGCGAAAAGTTGATTCTTATTATTACTTACCaattttcaaatagttattttgCATTTGTTATTTTAGCCACGTGTAATTCTGTATTCAGATATACTTTTTCtaagtataattataaaaggGTAACTGTATATCTTTATCCTAAAATGGTGTAGAATAAATACATGTTGTGCGATTACttacattatatataattcgctaaattccaaacatttttacttttaaaactttattaaatatctctGTAATCAACATCAGAATAAAGATGCCATTAAgtaagagataaataaataacttatctCCCTCTCTCTCCAGAGTAGTCCCCAAAACCTATTTTTTAAGGGAgggggaaataaaattaaattacacagTCACAAAGGatctttaaatttcacatagaaataaaagaaagttattaaatcctaaagaatattaattactttttttacccttcttgtttttttaaatttttcgaagaATTTAAACAGAtgataattcatgaaaaaaaaattgaaatattgagGCTGACATTTAGgtgaatgcaaatattttattgtaattactaaattagtaaataaattaggGGAACCGGAAAGCGATACCGTTTCGGTGCGTTTGATtattgttatcaagattttatttttaatcaataatccATCCATCCTCGTTAGCAACACCCTTTCAATGCCGGATTGAAAATGAATGGAAATGGATcggaaaaaaaatgacttgGTTTTAAAAGCtagcaaatatttaatgtacCGAAGCGACATTattttccggtccccctaatatttaacatcttaaagtaaaattttactgaGGAAGAAGACATTTTCATAGAATTAAAGGAAGTataaagattaatgaagaaaatattaagtttaaaataaagctacCGTGCTCTCCATTGTTCTGTATGGTGCCGAATGCTGCAGTCCAcggaaatcagaaaaagaaaaactgaacattttcaaaaaaagttgcctaaaaataatactaaaaatctTTTGGCCCAATAGTGTAACAAATAAAGACCTTTTGACAACAGCTAACATTCCATCTGTTAATGAGGAAATTTTGACTCGGCCATATACTAAAAACAGATAGAAACAATCCTGCAAATGTTGCAAGCTCATGAGAACCTGACGGAAAGAGAAAAAGAGGGAGACCGAGACTAACACAGCAAAGACTCATTAAGGAAGATCTTAGTAGAGTAGGCTTAACTGGAAGAGAAGAAGCGCGTTCCCTGTCCAAAGACAGAAGTGTGTGGAGAAAAAAACTCGAGCCTTATGTGCCAGTTAAGCATGAAAAGGATAAGTAAGTGAGTTAGCGAACGATATTCATggaatttcttcttctttgttaATTAAGGACCATATCACATGACTTTTCTAGCCAATAAGGTGCCGCTGGCATCAATGAAAAACGTTTTCGAACTTTATCTTCTAATCTTACATAGAaatacacaaattaattagttgtttgttaaattatttacttatttgtttatataagtTCCAAAACTTGTAATAGAAATAGATACGTTTCACTATCGAACAAAAATGGGATTTTTCGCTCTATGCAAAACGTGAATTTTACTCACCTTCATAGTTGGTCTGTAGAAGAATTGTTGGAATGAGAAATTTTGACGTTTTGTGTGGTGAATGTAAGGATTTCCTTACGTTATATACACAAGATGGTGCATAAGATTGGCAATAGACAGAATGGTTCAAAACTTGTTCCGAATTTAGGACTTTTGTCAACACTCATCATTCTTAAATCGCCTCTCACATATTACTTAGAATTAAAACTTGGAGATTAGAAGGCATTCTTAGAAGGAAATTTCTGCTGTCTGTCGTAATGCTCTTATGAGAAcattatttcaaacttaatctcttcttcattaaaaagtacatcactattttttttccactttcgattgtgtgaaaaatatgtaaagtttAACTTTAAGGTATTAAATATAGTCATTGTGATttcgtaaaaacaataagataTTTGCTTTCACTGTTACTTACTTTTTatgtaatctattttttaaagattttttaattagcgGAAATTAAGCTGGTCTTAAAAGGGGAACTTTatggcaaattctgtttcacGCACGTAACTCtgcagtttaaaattcaaagtatagCGAAAAGTGCGTTCAggtaaatttagaataaaatacgaaaaacggGAGGATTCTGGGGATCTCGCCTCCCAAAGACACGAAGCGGGATAGAATCTCAGCGATGACATCCGACTTGcagcgaccacagtgctgacgtgaaatgttctcagtggtagaagtccccttgcagtcaggctaaccgtgggaggttctcgtggtgttcctctccatgtaacgcatatATGgattagttccctcaaaaagtcctccagaaAGGCAAATTTCACCGAATACTTGAAGCAGGAGTtgctttgtcttctggattgggttgaaaatggcaaggctacgtagttgaacattagaagtcatGAAAATCATGGCCGTCATGGACAACATCAggccagatttttttttttggggggggggagctCAGCTGTGCCGTACCTGTCAGTTTGTTGAGGATTGGGAACATATATTAATCCATCGTACCAATTTTAAGCACattagagagaaattttttcattcaaaaaccaCCTATGAGTTCATAAAGCAGCATTATGGTCAAACCctaaaataaaaagggaattgAGGGAATAGTAAGAAATTTGTTTAGTAACAAGGCGCCTACCTGAATCCTGATGGCCTCTTGCTGCCTATTGTTAGGAAAGATATACTTTAAATCTCTTATTGAATTTTCTCCTAAACTGTTTTTTGCGTTTTAATTTCATGCCTTTTGTCAATCTCTGCCTCTATGTGATTcctcattgaatttttaatcacttgTGTTCCTAaagtaagtatatatatatatatttattaaatatagtaatagACATAAGGACTAGATTGAAAATAAAcgagaaattttgaagaattgcAATAGAAATTAGGAGAAGTATCggataaaaataagttttttttctttNNNNNNNNNNNNNNNNNNNNNNNNNNNNNNNNNNNNNNNNNNNNNNNNNNNNNNNNNNNNNNNNNNNNNNNNNNNNNNNNNNNNNNNNNNNNNNNNNNNNNNNNNNNNNNNNNNNNNNNNNNNNNNNNNNNNNNNNNNNNNNNNNNNNNNNNNNNNNNNNNNNNNNNNNNNNNNNNNNNNNNNNNNNNNNNNNNNNNNNNNNNNNNNNNNNNNNNNNNNNNNNNNNNNNNNNNNNNNNNNNNNNNNNNNNNNNNNNNNNNNNNNNNNNNNNNNNNNNNNNNNNNNNNNNNNNNNNNNNNNNNNNNNNNNNNNNNNNNNNNNNNNNNNNNNNNNNNNNNNNNNNNNNNNNNNNNNNNNNNNNNNNNNNNNNNNNNNNNNNNNNNNNNNNNNNNNNNNNNNNNNNNNNNNNNNNNNNNNNNNNNNNNNNNNNNNNNNNNNNNNNNNNNNNNNNNNNNNNNNNNNNNNNNNNNNNNNNNNNNNNNNNNNNNNNNNNNNNNNNNNNNNNNNNNNNNNNNNNNNNNNNNNNNNNNNNNNNNNNNNNNNNNNNNNNNNNNNNNNNNNNNNNNNNNNNNNNNNNNNNNNNNNNNNNNNNNNNNNNNNNNNNNNNNNNNNNNNNNNNNNNNNNNNNNNNNNNNNNNNNNNNNNNNNNNNNNNNNNNNNNNNNNNNNNNNNNNNNNNNNNNNNNNNNNNNNNNNNNNNNNNNNNNNNNNNNNNNNNNNNNNNNNNNNNNNNNNNNNNNNNNNNNNNNNNNNNNNNNNNNNNNNNNNNNNNNNNNNNNNNNNNNNNNNNNNNNNNNNNNNNNNNNNNNNNNNNNNNNNNNNNNNNNNNNNNNNNNNNNNNNNNNNNNNNNNNNNNNNNNNNNNNNNNNNNNNNNNNNNNNNNNNNNNNNNNNNNNNNNNNNNNNNNNNNNNNNNNNNNNNNNNNNNNNNNNNNNNNNNNNNNNNNNNNNNNNNNNNNNNNNNNNNNNNNNNNNNNNNNNNNNNNNNNNNNNNNNNNNNNNNNNNNNNNNNNNNNNNNNNNNNNNNNNNNNNNNNNNNNNNNNNNNNNNNNNNNNNNNNNNNNNNNNNNNNNNNNNNNNNNNNNNNNNNNNNNNNNNNNNNNNNNNNNNNNNNNNNNNNNNNNNNNNNNNNNNNNNNNNNNNNNNNNNNNNNNNNNNNNNNNNNNNNNNNNNNNNNNNNNNNNNNNNNNNNNNNNNNNNNNNNNNNNNNNNNNNNNNNNNNNNNNNNNNNNNNNNNNNNNNNNNNNNNNNNNNNNNNNNNNNNNNNNNNNNNNNNNNNNNNNNCCCCCCCCCCTCATATTGAAGAACAtacgtttttaataaaacagaaattaaattaacgaGCATCACtggtattatttttgaatatatatggAAAAATGAACAGAATCgtctaaagtttaatttaaacctATGGCTAATATTAAACCAATGAGAAAGAGCCGTGATGACTCAGTGGATAAAGCGCTCGCCTCTCAATGAGATGattcgggttcgaatcccagtgatgactggtcgatacgaattccgcatccggtttgcactgacaacagtgctgacgtgaaatatcctcagtagttgacggatcatgggttagagtccccttttcgtcaggctaaa
It encodes the following:
- the LOC107457324 gene encoding adult-specific rigid cuticular protein 15.5 — encoded protein: MKILAAVLAIVLSLSYAQSQFDSSMATTRLGDDGTSSITQYHRNDNQGNYDYGYNEGHNEGGTFRRERGDAFGRKFGTYGYTNNEGLIRIVNYVADENGFRAELKSTEPGVGEREPASVIVFKEDTPTLMTYPGPEAASVPESNGNIPGVPPVQPQYAPPAFGSQPLQFAASASAPYPVAVAANTPQQPGSARVMVSGQYGGYSYNY